In Chlorocebus sabaeus isolate Y175 chromosome 11, mChlSab1.0.hap1, whole genome shotgun sequence, one DNA window encodes the following:
- the PMCH gene encoding pro-MCH, which produces MAKMNLSSYILILTFSLFSQGILLSASKSIRNLDDDMVFNTFRLGKAFQKEDTAEESVIAPSLEQYKNDESSFMNEEENKISKNTGSKHNFLNHGLPLNLAIKPYLALKGSVAFPAENGVQNTESTQEKREIGDEENSAKFPIGRRDFDSE; this is translated from the exons ATGGCAAAAATGAATCTCTCTTCCTACATATTAATActaactttttctttgttttctcaagGTATTTTACTTTCAGCATCCAAGTCCATAAGAAATTTAGACGATGACATGGTATTTAATACATTCAGGTTGGGGAAAGCCTTTCAGAAGGAAGACACTGCAGAAGAATCAGTTATTGCTCCTTCCCTGGAACAATATAAAAACGATGAGAGCAGTTTCATGAAcgaagaggaaaacaaaatttcaaag AACACAGGCTCCAAACATAATTTCTTAAATCATGGTCTGCCACTGAATCTGGCTATAAAACCTTATCTTGCACTAAAAGGATCTGTAGCTTTTCCAGCTGAAAATGGAGTTCAGAATACTGAATCaacacaagaaaagagagaaattgggGATGAAGAAAACTCAGCTAAATTTCCTATAGGAAGGAGAGATTTTGACAGTGAGTAG